One genomic window of Neisseria sp. oral taxon 014 str. F0314 includes the following:
- the pilV gene encoding type IV pilus modification protein PilV, with product MNNKTSYKYPFTGKGRLKTKQSGMTLIEVLVAMFVLALGVLALLAVQLRAVSGVREAESQTIVSQIAQNLIEGMVINPTLSSDSATGWTKKSYTDYIMESPSSAKNYVDNKGKPCPSSLPSNGIDSEQLTKNQICQFKNSIRNTLGENTDLQFIICLDSKGTVPTLKDGKFDGNCDKQGNVTYIKAAWSEDAETASDDKSSNGLTKDGNKIVYTFQAQIADN from the coding sequence ATGAATAATAAAACGTCCTACAAATATCCTTTTACCGGCAAAGGCCGTCTGAAAACCAAACAATCCGGTATGACCCTGATAGAAGTATTGGTTGCCATGTTTGTATTGGCTTTAGGTGTATTGGCGCTACTGGCCGTGCAACTGCGTGCCGTGTCCGGAGTTCGCGAGGCCGAAAGCCAGACCATCGTCTCCCAAATCGCCCAAAATCTAATCGAAGGCATGGTCATCAATCCGACCTTGTCATCGGACTCCGCTACCGGTTGGACCAAAAAATCCTACACCGATTACATCATGGAATCACCGTCATCTGCCAAAAATTACGTAGATAATAAAGGAAAACCCTGTCCCTCTTCCCTTCCCAGTAATGGGATTGATTCCGAGCAATTAACAAAAAACCAAATCTGCCAGTTCAAAAACAGTATCCGAAACACACTGGGTGAAAATACCGACTTGCAATTCATTATCTGCCTTGATTCAAAAGGTACGGTACCGACCCTCAAAGATGGAAAATTTGACGGAAACTGCGACAAACAAGGGAATGTAACCTATATCAAAGCCGCTTGGAGCGAAGATGCAGAAACAGCATCCGATGATAAATCCTCCAACGGACTGACTAAAGACGGCAATAAAATTGTCTATACCTTTCAAGCACAAATTGCGGATAACTGA
- a CDS encoding GspH/FimT family pseudopilin gives MYSKQKGFTLIELLVVIAIAAIMATIAFPNLSQWIASRRATSQAEQIANLLRFARSEAVRLNLPVYVCPVQIKSDGKSNGDCKSAYSGQGMLAFADKNNDKKYTNDTTDISLRTIILNGNQQSGQVEHSFKNISAQGKESKGNQFWVFFPNGMFAHSDSLSNINSSSVADGSVKIALTDAAAKDIATKRARASVVLIDNSGRVEICARPDSREICKYPDSNK, from the coding sequence ATGTATTCCAAACAAAAAGGTTTCACCTTAATCGAATTGCTGGTCGTCATCGCCATTGCCGCAATCATGGCCACCATCGCCTTTCCCAACCTCAGCCAATGGATTGCCTCCCGCCGCGCCACCAGTCAGGCCGAGCAAATCGCCAACCTTCTGCGCTTCGCCCGCAGCGAAGCCGTACGCCTCAATCTTCCCGTTTATGTCTGCCCCGTCCAAATCAAAAGCGACGGGAAAAGCAACGGCGATTGCAAATCTGCCTATTCCGGACAAGGTATGCTCGCCTTCGCCGACAAAAACAACGACAAAAAATACACCAACGATACAACCGATATTTCATTACGTACTATCATTCTGAACGGTAACCAACAATCCGGACAGGTAGAACACAGTTTCAAAAATATTTCCGCCCAAGGTAAAGAAAGCAAGGGCAACCAATTTTGGGTATTCTTCCCCAACGGTATGTTTGCTCACTCCGATAGTTTGAGTAATATCAACTCATCATCCGTAGCAGATGGTTCCGTAAAAATCGCACTGACCGATGCCGCCGCCAAAGACATCGCGACCAAACGTGCCCGTGCAAGCGTCGTCCTGATTGACAATAGCGGCCGCGTGGAAATCTGCGCGCGTCCAGATTCCCGCGAGATCTGCAAGTATCCCGATTCCAACAAATAA
- the dnaB gene encoding replicative DNA helicase, with the protein MTDYNDMPSEDREVSALSLPPHSMEAEQSVLGGLLLENAAWDRIADIVNGEDFYRHEHRLIFRVIATLINESRPADVITVQEALERNEELEAAGGFNYLISLAQNTPSAANIRRYAEIVRERSIMRQLAEVGTEIARSAYNPQGRDAGQLLDEAENKVFQIAESTAKSKQGFLEMPALLREVVERIDMLYSRDNPDEVTGIATGFIDLDKKTSGLQPGDLIIVAGRPSMGKTAFSINIAEYVAVESKLPVAVFSMEMGGAQLVMRMLGSVGRLDQHVLKTGRLQDEHWGRLNEAVVKLSDAPMFIDETPGLTALELRARARRLARQFGGKLGLIVIDYLQLMAGSGRSDNRASELGEISRSLKALAKELQVPVIALSQLSRTVEQRTDKRPMMSDLRESGAIEQDADLIMFMYRDEYYNAETQFKGLAECIIGKHRNGPTGKVFLTFFGQFTKFENAAYVPEAAMMED; encoded by the coding sequence ATGACCGACTATAACGATATGCCGTCTGAAGACCGCGAAGTCAGTGCCCTATCGCTGCCACCGCACTCGATGGAGGCCGAGCAGTCCGTGTTGGGCGGTTTGCTGCTTGAAAATGCGGCATGGGACAGAATCGCCGACATCGTCAACGGGGAAGATTTCTACCGCCACGAGCACCGCCTGATTTTCCGCGTTATCGCAACCCTGATTAACGAAAGCCGTCCGGCCGATGTCATCACCGTTCAAGAAGCCTTGGAACGCAATGAAGAGCTGGAAGCCGCAGGCGGGTTCAACTACCTGATTTCACTGGCACAAAACACCCCTTCCGCCGCCAATATCCGCCGCTACGCAGAAATCGTGCGCGAACGCTCGATCATGCGCCAACTTGCCGAAGTCGGTACCGAAATCGCCCGCAGCGCCTACAATCCGCAAGGCCGCGATGCAGGCCAGCTTTTGGACGAAGCCGAAAACAAAGTCTTCCAAATTGCCGAAAGCACGGCGAAATCCAAACAAGGCTTCCTCGAAATGCCCGCACTGCTGAGAGAAGTGGTCGAACGCATCGACATGCTCTATTCGCGCGACAACCCCGACGAAGTTACCGGCATCGCCACCGGTTTCATCGATCTCGACAAAAAAACCTCCGGCCTGCAGCCCGGGGATTTAATCATCGTCGCAGGCCGCCCGTCTATGGGCAAAACCGCGTTTTCCATCAATATTGCAGAATACGTTGCCGTAGAAAGCAAATTGCCCGTTGCCGTATTCTCAATGGAGATGGGCGGCGCACAGTTGGTCATGCGTATGCTCGGCTCGGTCGGCAGGCTCGACCAGCACGTTTTGAAAACAGGGCGTCTGCAAGACGAACATTGGGGCCGTCTGAACGAAGCGGTGGTCAAGCTGTCCGACGCTCCGATGTTTATCGACGAAACCCCCGGCCTGACCGCGCTCGAACTTCGGGCGCGGGCGCGCCGGCTGGCTAGACAGTTCGGAGGCAAACTCGGGCTGATTGTCATCGACTACCTGCAACTGATGGCGGGTTCCGGCCGCTCCGACAACCGCGCCTCCGAATTGGGCGAAATCTCCCGTTCGCTCAAAGCCTTGGCCAAAGAGCTGCAAGTTCCCGTCATCGCCCTGTCGCAACTGAGCCGCACGGTGGAACAGCGTACCGACAAACGCCCGATGATGTCCGACCTGCGCGAATCCGGCGCCATCGAACAGGATGCCGACCTGATTATGTTCATGTACCGCGACGAATACTACAACGCCGAAACCCAGTTCAAAGGACTGGCCGAATGTATCATCGGCAAACACCGCAACGGACCTACCGGCAAGGTTTTTCTGACCTTCTTCGGCCAATTCACCAAATTTGAAAACGCCGCCTATGTCCCCGAAGCGGCAATGATGGAAGATTGA
- a CDS encoding NF038104 family lipoprotein, translating to MKLKNLTPLAACLILSGCVVGAAVDLAATTVVTAGKLAVKGTGAVINAAIPDGDDKKKKDKKKQEKAQQPETQQAPPPPYAPAQTAPAHTRYITVDADGNVVEERDAP from the coding sequence ATGAAGCTGAAAAACCTTACCCCCTTAGCCGCCTGCCTCATTCTGAGCGGCTGCGTCGTCGGCGCCGCAGTCGATTTGGCCGCAACCACGGTCGTTACCGCCGGCAAACTGGCCGTAAAAGGCACCGGTGCCGTGATTAACGCCGCCATCCCCGACGGCGACGACAAAAAGAAAAAAGACAAGAAAAAACAGGAAAAAGCGCAGCAGCCCGAAACGCAGCAGGCACCGCCTCCGCCGTATGCCCCTGCGCAAACCGCCCCCGCCCATACCCGCTACATCACGGTTGACGCCGACGGCAACGTCGTCGAAGAACGGGATGCGCCGTAA
- the uvrB gene encoding excinuclease ABC subunit UvrB: protein MEVIQYPNSPFKLHQPFPPAGDQPTAIAGLLEGLSDGLAYQTLLGVTGSGKTYTMANVIAQSGRPAIIMAHNKTLAAQLYAEMREFFPENAVEYFVSYYDYYQPEAYVPSRDLFIEKDSAINEHIEQMRLSATKNLMTRDDVIIVATVSAIYGIGDPTEYQQMVLSVKEGDTIEQRDIIATLVSMQYERGDLDFKRGSFRVRGDVIDVYPAESSENALRISLFDDEIDRLDMFDPLSGSLHQRVGRYTVFPSSHYVTPRDTVLRACESIKEELRERIEFFAREQRPVEQQRIEQRTRFDLEMLYEMGFCKGIENYSRHFSGKKEGEPPPTLMDYLPDNAIMFIDESHVTVTQIGGMYKGDASRKQNLVDYGFRLPSARDNRPLKFHEFEKVMPQTVFVSATPAKYEEEHAGQVVEQVVRPTGLVDPQIIIRPVATQVDDLMSEINDRIQKGERVLVTTLTKRMAEQLTDYYSELGIKVRYLHSDIDTVERVEIIRDLRLGLFDVLVGINLLREGLDIPEVSLVAILDADKEGFLRSHRSLIQTIGRAARNVNGVAILYADKITDSMKAAIDETERRREKQMKFNEEHGIVPQQIKKQVKDIIDGVYHEEDGGKGRLKGKNKVKVGEIHNEEDAIKEIAKLEKAMQQAARDLQFEEAAVLRDRIRGIKEGLLFGAE, encoded by the coding sequence ATGGAAGTCATCCAATACCCAAATTCCCCCTTCAAACTCCACCAGCCCTTCCCCCCTGCCGGCGACCAGCCCACCGCTATTGCCGGTCTGCTCGAAGGGCTTTCAGACGGCCTTGCCTATCAAACCCTGCTCGGCGTAACCGGTTCGGGCAAAACCTACACCATGGCGAACGTCATCGCCCAAAGCGGCCGCCCCGCCATCATCATGGCGCACAACAAAACCCTTGCCGCCCAGCTTTATGCCGAAATGCGCGAGTTTTTCCCCGAAAACGCGGTGGAATATTTCGTGTCCTACTACGACTATTACCAACCCGAAGCCTATGTGCCCAGCCGCGATTTGTTCATCGAAAAAGACAGCGCGATCAACGAACACATCGAGCAGATGCGCCTTTCCGCCACCAAAAACCTGATGACGCGCGACGACGTGATTATCGTCGCCACCGTGTCCGCCATTTACGGTATCGGCGACCCGACCGAATATCAACAAATGGTGTTGTCCGTCAAAGAAGGCGACACCATCGAGCAGCGCGACATCATCGCCACGCTCGTTTCCATGCAGTACGAACGCGGCGATTTGGACTTCAAACGCGGCAGCTTCCGCGTGCGCGGCGACGTGATTGACGTGTACCCCGCCGAAAGCTCCGAAAACGCATTGCGCATCAGCCTGTTTGACGACGAAATCGACCGCCTCGATATGTTCGACCCGCTTTCAGGCAGCCTGCACCAGCGCGTCGGCCGCTACACCGTCTTCCCGTCCAGCCACTACGTTACCCCGCGCGACACCGTATTGCGCGCCTGCGAGTCCATCAAAGAAGAATTGCGCGAACGCATCGAATTTTTCGCCCGCGAACAACGCCCCGTCGAACAACAACGCATCGAACAGCGCACCCGCTTCGACCTCGAAATGCTCTACGAAATGGGCTTCTGCAAAGGCATCGAAAACTACTCCCGCCACTTCTCCGGCAAAAAAGAAGGCGAACCGCCGCCCACATTGATGGACTACCTGCCCGACAACGCCATCATGTTCATCGACGAAAGCCACGTTACCGTTACCCAAATCGGCGGCATGTATAAAGGCGACGCATCGCGCAAGCAAAACCTCGTCGACTACGGCTTCCGCCTGCCTTCCGCCCGCGACAACCGCCCGCTCAAATTTCACGAATTTGAAAAAGTCATGCCGCAAACCGTCTTCGTTTCCGCCACACCCGCCAAATATGAAGAAGAACACGCCGGACAAGTGGTCGAACAAGTCGTCCGCCCCACAGGGCTGGTCGACCCCCAAATCATCATCCGCCCCGTCGCCACTCAAGTCGACGATTTAATGAGCGAAATCAACGACCGCATCCAAAAAGGCGAACGCGTGCTCGTTACCACCCTCACCAAACGCATGGCGGAACAACTCACCGACTATTACAGCGAACTCGGCATCAAAGTGCGCTACCTGCACAGCGACATCGATACCGTGGAGCGTGTTGAAATCATTAGAGATTTACGGCTCGGACTGTTTGACGTACTCGTCGGCATCAACCTTTTGCGCGAAGGCCTCGACATCCCCGAAGTCTCCCTCGTCGCCATCCTCGATGCCGACAAAGAAGGCTTCCTGCGCTCCCACCGCAGCCTGATTCAAACCATAGGCCGCGCCGCGCGCAACGTAAACGGCGTCGCGATTTTGTATGCCGACAAAATCACCGACTCCATGAAAGCCGCCATCGACGAAACCGAACGCCGCCGCGAAAAACAGATGAAATTCAACGAAGAACACGGCATCGTGCCACAACAGATTAAAAAACAGGTCAAAGACATCATCGACGGCGTGTACCACGAAGAAGACGGCGGCAAAGGTCGTCTGAAAGGCAAAAACAAGGTTAAAGTCGGCGAGATTCACAACGAAGAAGACGCGATTAAAGAAATCGCCAAACTGGAAAAAGCCATGCAGCAGGCGGCTAGGGATTTGCAGTTTGAAGAGGCGGCGGTATTGAGGGATAGGATTCGGGGGATTAAGGAAGGATTGTTGTTTGGGGCGGAGTGA
- a CDS encoding DUF305 domain-containing protein, giving the protein MKKLMTFITLSAVAVSIYAQANEQPHQAHMNMPMSTGSAMQQELMQGMNQMHQDMMAAAQYKDPDVAFAAGMLPHHIGAVKMAEVELKYGKDPEMRKLAENIINAQQAEIEQMQKWLKAHNKKASRSLHPR; this is encoded by the coding sequence ATGAAAAAACTTATGACTTTTATCACACTTAGCGCTGTTGCAGTTTCAATTTATGCCCAAGCTAATGAACAACCGCATCAAGCACACATGAATATGCCAATGTCGACAGGTTCTGCAATGCAACAAGAATTAATGCAAGGTATGAATCAAATGCATCAAGACATGATGGCAGCTGCGCAATATAAAGATCCTGATGTTGCTTTTGCAGCAGGTATGTTGCCACACCATATTGGCGCAGTAAAAATGGCGGAAGTTGAATTAAAATACGGAAAGGATCCTGAGATGCGTAAGCTTGCTGAGAATATTATTAACGCACAACAAGCGGAAATTGAACAAATGCAAAAATGGCTTAAAGCACACAACAAAAAAGCAAGCCGTAGCCTGCATCCCCGCTAA
- a CDS encoding slipin family protein, with protein sequence MFKNFVVKPTERLIVLLDGSLHTVLNAGKHTIWHWGKEIETHKQDATVLHVQWNGIGSLLKIASERKKAEKFLQIVHNPAGHNTLVWHDEMPVFTMTDNTDYWAFFRPEKGELNTLTLAHNEYWLPENVQETLLLRNQVPSNCEKFVVEQHERLLIRINGRLQRVLGEGRYLLQSKARAKNNEIEIERQHTANAMYHQWEDAQKWAKEQPENPQWLVLESPVGQNTLAWHQDFGAKVVASGEHAAFWLPENGEIETHTQPKTEYWLPENVQAALLAHATLDKPLQKYTVKANERLLITERNRLMRVLGEGDYVLLLGEEHKALFADTGIPVYENTAQLAQWAAQNPELAAAHWQRVEAGENELLLWSQNDKLQNLIRPKEAAWFWREAAQPYEIQRIDLSQGLAIDADTVKQLQNINFGGHPVFKNAVHTVNVPEHHQGLVYIDNVQQPPLTQGRYHYWLVNQTVGSQVADLRLQTCEVSGQELLTEDKVTVRANVVCNYRITDAPKWFAQHQSPEEYLYRELQFAIRALIGSKSMDTLLADKQGLDTELTALIRAKVPLGAEIDSAGVKDIILPGEIRSILTRVVEAEKSAQANNIRRREETAATRSLLNTARVMEENPTALRLKELETLEKVTEKIDKISVYGGLDGVLKGLINIQQPK encoded by the coding sequence ATGTTCAAAAATTTCGTCGTCAAACCCACCGAACGCCTTATCGTTCTGCTGGACGGCAGCCTGCACACCGTTCTCAATGCGGGGAAACACACTATTTGGCATTGGGGCAAGGAAATTGAAACACACAAACAGGACGCGACCGTGCTGCATGTGCAGTGGAACGGCATCGGCAGTTTGTTGAAAATCGCTTCGGAGCGCAAAAAGGCGGAAAAATTCCTGCAAATTGTCCATAACCCTGCCGGACACAATACACTGGTATGGCACGATGAAATGCCCGTATTCACCATGACCGACAATACGGACTATTGGGCGTTTTTCCGTCCTGAAAAGGGCGAATTGAACACGCTCACATTGGCGCACAACGAATACTGGCTGCCTGAAAACGTGCAGGAAACGCTGCTGTTGCGCAACCAAGTGCCGTCAAACTGCGAGAAATTTGTCGTGGAGCAACACGAACGCCTGCTTATCCGCATCAACGGGCGTTTGCAGCGCGTGCTGGGCGAAGGGCGGTATCTGCTGCAAAGCAAGGCGAGAGCGAAAAATAACGAAATCGAAATCGAACGGCAACACACTGCTAACGCAATGTATCATCAATGGGAAGACGCGCAGAAATGGGCGAAAGAGCAGCCTGAAAATCCGCAATGGCTGGTGCTGGAAAGCCCTGTGGGGCAAAACACGTTGGCGTGGCATCAGGATTTTGGTGCAAAGGTCGTGGCAAGCGGCGAACACGCAGCGTTTTGGTTGCCTGAAAATGGAGAAATCGAAACGCACACGCAGCCGAAAACCGAATATTGGCTGCCCGAAAATGTGCAGGCTGCTTTGCTGGCGCACGCCACGTTGGACAAACCCCTGCAAAAATATACCGTTAAAGCCAACGAACGCCTGCTGATTACCGAGCGCAACCGCCTGATGCGCGTGCTGGGCGAAGGTGATTATGTGCTGCTGTTGGGCGAGGAACATAAAGCCCTGTTTGCCGATACAGGCATACCCGTTTACGAAAACACGGCGCAACTGGCGCAATGGGCGGCGCAAAATCCCGAACTCGCAGCGGCGCATTGGCAGCGCGTGGAAGCCGGTGAAAACGAATTGCTGCTGTGGTCGCAAAACGACAAACTGCAAAACCTGATCCGCCCCAAAGAAGCGGCGTGGTTCTGGCGCGAAGCGGCGCAGCCGTATGAAATCCAACGTATTGATTTATCCCAAGGTTTGGCAATCGATGCGGATACAGTGAAGCAGTTGCAGAACATCAATTTCGGCGGCCATCCTGTGTTTAAAAATGCAGTGCACACGGTAAACGTACCCGAACACCATCAGGGCTTGGTCTATATCGACAACGTGCAGCAACCGCCTCTAACGCAGGGGCGTTACCACTATTGGCTGGTAAACCAAACGGTCGGCAGCCAAGTGGCAGATTTGCGTTTGCAGACTTGCGAAGTATCGGGGCAGGAGCTGCTGACTGAAGATAAGGTTACCGTACGCGCCAATGTGGTATGCAACTACCGGATTACGGACGCGCCCAAATGGTTTGCCCAGCATCAATCGCCCGAAGAATATCTCTACCGCGAATTGCAGTTCGCCATCCGCGCGCTCATCGGCAGTAAAAGTATGGACACACTGTTGGCGGACAAACAGGGCTTGGATACGGAGCTGACCGCGCTCATCCGCGCCAAAGTGCCGCTGGGCGCGGAAATCGACAGTGCAGGTGTGAAAGACATTATCCTGCCGGGCGAAATCCGCAGCATCTTAACGCGCGTAGTGGAAGCCGAAAAATCCGCCCAAGCCAACAACATCCGCCGCCGCGAGGAAACCGCCGCCACACGCTCGCTGCTGAACACTGCGCGCGTGATGGAGGAAAACCCGACTGCCCTGCGTCTGAAAGAATTGGAAACATTGGAAAAAGTTACCGAGAAAATCGACAAGATTTCCGTGTACGGCGGATTGGACGGCGTGTTGAAAGGCTTGATTAATATTCAACAGCCGAAATAG
- a CDS encoding OmpA family protein, protein MKTLRSLTCIAVISALCACGQKPDEPAAQQQQASPVQASTTETPQTQPEPVAPSAPAHATTPAPASAPATAQNSSAAAQGSSLTAQSSSLSGTETGFNIQINLSSDVLFDFDKAELKPEADRELQKAADIIRQKGKGLILISGYTDSKGTDAYNKRLSLVRAQAVKNWFEAQGLHQNYQTEGLGAANPVAPNTNDDGSDNPEGRAKNRRVEIIVNKTKQLGE, encoded by the coding sequence ATGAAAACATTGCGTTCTCTGACTTGTATCGCGGTTATTTCTGCGCTATGCGCCTGCGGGCAAAAGCCTGATGAACCTGCCGCACAGCAACAACAGGCTTCGCCGGTGCAGGCTTCTACCACGGAAACACCGCAAACCCAACCCGAACCCGTCGCCCCATCTGCTCCCGCTCATGCGACAACCCCTGCTCCCGCATCAGCCCCTGCCACAGCACAAAATAGCAGCGCCGCCGCCCAAGGCAGCAGCCTGACGGCACAAAGCAGCAGTTTGAGCGGTACGGAAACAGGCTTCAATATCCAGATTAATTTGTCGTCCGATGTGTTGTTTGACTTCGACAAAGCCGAACTCAAACCCGAAGCCGACAGAGAGCTGCAAAAAGCCGCCGACATCATCCGCCAAAAAGGCAAAGGGCTGATTCTGATTAGCGGCTATACCGACAGCAAAGGCACCGACGCCTACAACAAACGCCTGTCTTTGGTGCGTGCGCAGGCAGTCAAAAACTGGTTTGAGGCACAAGGATTGCATCAAAACTATCAAACCGAAGGTCTTGGCGCAGCCAATCCCGTTGCGCCAAACACCAATGATGACGGCAGCGACAATCCTGAAGGTCGTGCGAAAAACCGCCGTGTAGAGATCATCGTCAATAAAACGAAGCAGTTGGGCGAATAA
- a CDS encoding MFS transporter translates to MDILSRLQALPPGRFHYKLLILVGIGWLFDAMDTGIVSFILPELGKEWGLQPAQLGWIVSIAFIGMALGAVSSGWLADRFGRKTVFAATMAVYSTATGLCAFAPDIATLLTCRFFVGVGLGGQLPVAVSLVSEYAPPKVRGRFIVLLESFWGLGWLAAALASYFFIPKFGWHSAFLIGTLPILYIPLVLKFIPESVPYLLSQGKTDEAHRLVSRLENEAGITPAATAVAPPQKEKQRIRFMQLWQQPFARRTLMLWLVWFGIVFSYYGIFTWLPKLLVEQGNTVVKTFEYVLVMIVAQLPGYIAAAALVEKIGRKATLAGFLAACAVCAWFFGQSGSAAEVMAWGSLMSFFNLGAWGVLYTYTPELYPLRFRAFASGWAGAIGRIGGILAPMVVAKMVGSSSGFGNIFMMFAGVMMLIVLVILALGEETKGRTLEEISS, encoded by the coding sequence ATGGACATTCTTTCCCGCCTGCAAGCGTTGCCGCCGGGCAGGTTTCACTACAAATTACTGATATTGGTCGGCATCGGTTGGTTGTTTGACGCAATGGATACCGGCATCGTGTCGTTTATATTGCCCGAATTAGGCAAAGAATGGGGTTTGCAGCCGGCGCAACTGGGCTGGATCGTCAGCATCGCCTTTATCGGCATGGCACTGGGGGCGGTATCGAGCGGCTGGCTGGCAGACCGCTTCGGAAGGAAAACCGTATTTGCCGCGACCATGGCGGTGTACAGCACGGCAACAGGCCTATGCGCCTTCGCCCCCGACATCGCAACACTGCTTACCTGCCGCTTCTTTGTCGGCGTAGGACTGGGCGGACAGCTTCCCGTCGCGGTGTCCTTGGTTAGCGAATACGCCCCACCAAAAGTACGCGGACGCTTTATCGTGTTGCTGGAAAGTTTTTGGGGCTTGGGCTGGCTTGCCGCCGCACTCGCTTCCTATTTCTTTATCCCAAAATTCGGCTGGCACAGCGCGTTTTTAATCGGCACGCTGCCGATTTTGTATATCCCGTTGGTGTTGAAATTCATACCCGAATCCGTACCCTACCTGCTCTCGCAAGGCAAAACGGACGAAGCGCACCGGCTAGTCAGCCGCTTGGAAAATGAAGCGGGAATTACGCCCGCCGCAACGGCCGTAGCACCGCCGCAAAAGGAAAAACAGCGCATCCGTTTTATGCAACTATGGCAACAGCCTTTCGCACGGCGCACTCTGATGCTGTGGCTGGTCTGGTTCGGCATCGTCTTTTCCTATTACGGCATTTTTACTTGGCTGCCGAAACTCTTGGTCGAACAAGGCAATACGGTGGTTAAAACCTTTGAATATGTGCTGGTGATGATTGTCGCGCAACTGCCCGGCTACATCGCGGCGGCGGCATTGGTGGAAAAAATCGGGCGCAAAGCGACTTTGGCGGGTTTTCTCGCCGCCTGCGCCGTCTGCGCGTGGTTTTTCGGGCAAAGCGGCAGCGCCGCCGAAGTGATGGCATGGGGCAGCCTGATGTCGTTCTTCAACCTCGGCGCATGGGGCGTTTTATACACCTACACGCCCGAACTCTACCCCCTCCGCTTCCGTGCCTTCGCCTCCGGCTGGGCTGGCGCAATCGGACGTATCGGCGGCATTCTTGCGCCTATGGTGGTCGCCAAAATGGTCGGCAGCAGCAGCGGATTCGGCAATATATTCATGATGTTCGCCGGCGTGATGATGCTGATTGTATTGGTGATTTTGGCATTGGGCGAAGAAACGAAAGGCAGGACGCTGGAGGAAATCAGCTCTTAA
- a CDS encoding ABC transporter ATP-binding protein: MMQPEHTPLIEFKNVSKHYDNHTAVNELNLTIYQGEFFVLVGGSGSGKSTTLRMINALTEPTDGDVYFNGRRIKDYDIRGLRHRIGYVLQQIALFPTMTVRQNIELMPDILGWDKPKRTSRVNELLELVGMPPETYLNRYPHELSGGEQQRIGILRAIAAKPDILLMDEPFSALDPLARASLQETVSLIHKKLGTTIVFVTHDMNEAAKLACRIGVMHQGRLVQVDTPQDIQNHPADDYVRSLFGTAQPENTASADEVINLYRRLDADGKARVREYWVQNRMDV; encoded by the coding sequence ATGATGCAGCCTGAACATACCCCGCTGATCGAATTCAAAAACGTCAGCAAACACTACGACAACCACACCGCTGTGAACGAACTGAACCTCACCATTTACCAAGGCGAGTTTTTCGTGTTGGTGGGTGGTTCGGGCAGCGGCAAATCCACCACGCTGCGCATGATTAACGCGCTGACCGAGCCGACTGACGGCGATGTTTATTTCAACGGCAGGCGTATTAAGGATTACGACATTCGAGGGCTGCGGCACCGCATCGGCTATGTGCTGCAACAAATCGCCCTGTTCCCCACCATGACCGTGCGGCAAAACATCGAATTGATGCCCGACATTTTAGGCTGGGACAAACCGAAGCGCACATCGCGCGTGAACGAACTGCTCGAGCTGGTCGGCATGCCGCCCGAAACCTACCTAAACCGCTATCCGCACGAACTTTCCGGCGGCGAACAGCAGCGCATCGGCATCCTGCGCGCCATCGCCGCTAAACCCGACATCTTGTTGATGGACGAACCCTTTTCCGCCCTCGACCCGCTCGCCCGCGCTTCCCTTCAGGAAACGGTTTCCCTGATTCACAAAAAACTCGGCACCACCATCGTTTTCGTTACCCACGACATGAACGAAGCCGCCAAGCTCGCCTGCCGCATCGGCGTGATGCACCAAGGCAGGCTGGTGCAGGTCGATACGCCTCAGGATATTCAAAACCATCCGGCGGATGATTATGTGCGCTCCCTGTTCGGCACGGCGCAGCCGGAAAACACCGCCTCCGCCGACGAAGTCATCAACCTTTACCGCCGTTTGGACGCGGACGGCAAAGCACGGGTAAGGGAATATTGGGTGCAAAACAGGATGGATGTTTAG